A single region of the Rhodoligotrophos defluvii genome encodes:
- a CDS encoding sensor histidine kinase, with amino-acid sequence MATSGEGSDAEILLAEMRHRLANTFQMLAGFVLQQMRAAQHEEARARLKAVHSVVTLAVTLQRSMAAVSGETFGLHLLEMTKAWDTLGARQGISVTLEIENGLAIPDKAAMILALVIHELVSNAIEHAFPGRGEGQVRIGLSTTADGQGCLCVRDDGIGIDPDRWPALMPSDRALTGLWLVESLVARLRGALVVARANPAGTLAKVRFPL; translated from the coding sequence ATGGCGACCAGCGGTGAAGGGAGCGACGCTGAAATTCTCCTGGCCGAGATGCGGCATCGCCTGGCGAACACCTTCCAGATGCTTGCCGGCTTCGTGCTTCAGCAAATGCGGGCAGCACAGCATGAAGAAGCGCGCGCCCGGCTCAAGGCTGTGCATTCCGTCGTCACTTTAGCCGTGACGCTGCAGCGGTCGATGGCCGCGGTCAGCGGCGAGACTTTCGGCCTGCACCTGCTGGAGATGACGAAGGCGTGGGACACCCTCGGCGCCAGACAGGGCATTTCGGTGACCCTTGAGATCGAGAATGGCCTTGCCATTCCCGACAAGGCGGCAATGATCCTCGCGCTTGTCATCCACGAGCTGGTGAGCAACGCGATCGAGCATGCGTTCCCGGGCCGCGGCGAAGGCCAGGTGCGCATCGGGCTTTCGACCACGGCGGATGGCCAGGGATGTCTCTGCGTCCGGGATGACGGTATCGGGATCGATCCGGACAGATGGCCGGCGCTCATGCCGTCCGACCGGGCGCTGACGGGGCTGTGGCTGGTCGAAAGTCTCGTTGCCCGCCTGCGAGGCGCGCTGGTCGTTGCCCGCGCGAATCCGGCCGGCACACTTGCGAAGGTGAGGTTTCCTCTATAG
- a CDS encoding GlsB/YeaQ/YmgE family stress response membrane protein, translating into MEDAGVGWIAAIIIGGIAGWLAEIFMKSDTGILMNILLGVVGAVIANAILGLFGVSLGGWLGYLIAGFIGACILIAAGRAIRR; encoded by the coding sequence ATGGAAGACGCGGGCGTAGGCTGGATTGCGGCAATCATCATCGGGGGCATAGCCGGTTGGCTCGCCGAGATATTCATGAAGAGCGACACAGGCATACTCATGAACATCTTGCTCGGCGTCGTCGGCGCCGTGATCGCCAATGCCATTCTCGGTCTGTTCGGTGTCTCGTTGGGCGGATGGCTCGGCTATCTCATCGCCGGCTTCATCGGCGCCTGCATTCTCATTGCGGCTGGCCGGGCGATCAGACGCTGA
- a CDS encoding DUF3618 domain-containing protein, producing the protein MSTETERLAREAELHRNHLDETLDQLKSRLSMGQILDEMSGYIRDGQGAEMTRNLGRQVRDNPLALGLIAAGVAWLCFGQGSRRSHHHTRDVNWRGEGAYEGSYFDPYRAEGMEGDRARGMNGGSRGDGSGAIRRVTDTAKSAVSGAMESAQRTFGSISGASTGAAGTIRHSARDMQDAAYRSTRSLYRRTTDAGYRANDMMQSTWSSFNHALRENPLVVGAVAVAVGAAIGAALPSTRQEDRLLGSARDQVRDSAKSYGQEAVQKVQNVASEAYEAGREKAYHPDQPDAGLAETVISAGEAATDAARKTAKKEGML; encoded by the coding sequence ATGAGCACCGAGACCGAACGCTTGGCCCGCGAAGCCGAGCTGCACAGGAACCATTTGGACGAAACCCTCGATCAGCTGAAAAGCAGGCTATCCATGGGCCAGATTCTCGATGAAATGTCGGGCTATATACGGGACGGCCAAGGCGCCGAGATGACCCGTAATCTCGGCCGCCAAGTTCGTGACAACCCGCTTGCCCTGGGCCTGATCGCGGCCGGCGTCGCCTGGCTCTGCTTCGGGCAGGGCAGCCGCCGCAGCCATCACCACACCCGCGACGTGAACTGGCGCGGCGAAGGCGCCTACGAGGGATCGTATTTCGATCCCTATCGCGCCGAAGGCATGGAAGGTGACCGCGCCCGGGGCATGAACGGCGGCTCGCGTGGGGATGGCTCGGGTGCGATCAGACGCGTGACCGATACGGCCAAATCCGCGGTCTCGGGTGCGATGGAAAGCGCCCAGAGGACGTTCGGCTCCATCTCCGGCGCCTCGACGGGTGCAGCTGGCACCATCCGCCACTCCGCCCGGGACATGCAGGATGCGGCCTACCGCTCGACCCGCTCGCTCTATCGGCGCACCACCGATGCCGGATACCGCGCCAATGACATGATGCAATCGACCTGGAGCAGCTTCAACCACGCCCTGCGCGAAAATCCGCTCGTGGTCGGCGCCGTGGCGGTGGCGGTCGGTGCGGCGATCGGGGCCGCCCTGCCCTCCACGCGCCAGGAAGATCGCCTGCTCGGCAGCGCGCGCGACCAGGTGAGGGATAGCGCCAAGTCCTACGGCCAGGAGGCGGTCCAGAAGGTCCAGAATGTGGCTTCCGAGGCGTATGAGGCCGGCCGTGAGAAGGCCTACCATCCCGATCAGCCGGATGCCGGCCTTGCCGAGACGGTGATCTCGGCCGGCGAGGCCGCCACGGATGCCGCGCGCAAGACGGCGAAGAAAGAGGGAATGCTCTAA
- a CDS encoding phage holin family protein encodes MSAEPRESRSFSELLADLMQEATELFRTEGRLIRAELADKFTQVQVAGGSLAAGAICLLVALIVLVQALVIALSKVMEPGWAALIVGVVLAAIGAVLLAKGKKNLEPANLAPSRSAEQFRKDSKLVREQTLREQTPHDPTLREQTQ; translated from the coding sequence ATGTCCGCTGAGCCGCGTGAAAGCAGGAGCTTTTCCGAGCTTCTCGCTGACTTGATGCAGGAGGCAACCGAACTCTTCAGGACGGAAGGCCGCCTCATCCGGGCGGAGCTCGCTGACAAGTTCACCCAAGTGCAGGTGGCGGGCGGCTCGCTCGCCGCCGGTGCCATCTGCCTGCTGGTCGCGCTGATCGTGCTGGTGCAGGCCCTGGTGATCGCCTTGTCCAAGGTCATGGAGCCGGGCTGGGCCGCGCTGATCGTGGGCGTGGTGCTCGCGGCCATCGGCGCGGTGCTCCTCGCCAAGGGCAAGAAGAACCTGGAGCCCGCCAATCTCGCGCCCAGCCGGTCCGCCGAGCAGTTCCGCAAGGACAGCAAGCTCGTCAGAGAGCAGACGCTCCGAGAACAGACGCCGCATGACCCAACATTGAGGGAGCAAACTCAATGA
- a CDS encoding aldo/keto reductase has translation MIAAPTIALHDGHTIPQLGLGVWQTPADATAAIVQNALELGYRQIDTASIYGNETGVGEGIRASGVPRERIFLTTKLWNDDQGYDRALKAFDQSVARLGVDYVDLYLIHWPAPKRNAYVDSWRALIRLKEEGRTRSIGVSNFNPDHIERLIAETGVRPVLNQVELHPRFQRRDLREAHARYDIATQAWSPLGRGSLLGEPLIREIARKHGKTPAQVIIRWHLDIGSAAIPKSANPARIAENFAVFDFALDRDDLARLQTLDDPGGRLGPDPLTAPF, from the coding sequence ATGATCGCTGCGCCGACAATCGCACTCCATGACGGTCATACCATTCCGCAGCTTGGGCTCGGGGTCTGGCAGACACCGGCCGATGCGACGGCTGCCATCGTGCAGAACGCGCTCGAGCTGGGCTATCGCCAGATCGACACCGCCTCCATCTACGGCAACGAGACCGGCGTCGGCGAGGGGATCAGGGCTTCGGGCGTGCCGCGCGAGCGCATCTTCCTGACCACCAAATTGTGGAACGACGATCAAGGCTATGACCGGGCATTGAAGGCCTTCGACCAGAGTGTTGCCCGCCTGGGGGTCGATTACGTCGATCTCTACCTCATCCATTGGCCCGCGCCCAAGCGCAACGCCTATGTCGACAGCTGGCGCGCCCTGATCCGGCTCAAGGAGGAAGGCCGCACCCGCTCCATCGGGGTTTCCAACTTCAACCCCGACCATATCGAGCGGCTGATTGCGGAGACCGGCGTCCGCCCGGTTCTGAACCAAGTCGAGCTGCACCCGCGGTTCCAGCGCCGCGACCTTCGCGAGGCGCATGCCCGTTACGACATCGCCACTCAAGCGTGGAGTCCGCTCGGCCGGGGCAGCCTGCTCGGCGAGCCGCTGATCCGGGAGATCGCGCGCAAGCATGGCAAGACACCGGCCCAGGTCATCATTCGCTGGCACCTGGATATCGGTTCGGCCGCCATTCCCAAGTCGGCAAATCCCGCCAGGATTGCGGAAAACTTTGCGGTGTTCGACTTCGCGCTGGACCGCGACGATCTCGCTCGTCTCCAGACGCTCGATGACCCAGGCGGCCGGCTGGGTCCCGATCCTCTCACGGCACCGTTCTGA
- a CDS encoding cold-shock protein: MSAGTVKWFNTTKGYGFIQPDDGGKDVFVHISAVERSGLDTLREGDKLTYEVVRDAKSGKSSAERLQMA, from the coding sequence ATGAGTGCTGGGACCGTAAAGTGGTTCAACACGACCAAAGGCTATGGATTTATTCAGCCGGATGACGGCGGGAAGGACGTGTTCGTCCACATCTCTGCCGTCGAGCGCTCCGGTCTCGACACGCTGCGCGAGGGCGACAAGCTGACCTACGAGGTGGTGCGCGATGCCAAGTCGGGCAAGTCCTCGGCTGAACGGCTGCAGATGGCGTGA
- a CDS encoding VOC family protein: MNTKIFVNLPVSDLDRSMGFFKTLGYSFNPQFTNEEAACMVISEHIYAMLITKPRFKDFTKKEIADATKTTEVLIALSAESRDAVNRLVDTALASGATEALPPQDHGFMFVRSFNDPDGHIWEILWMDPAAVARE, from the coding sequence ATGAACACGAAAATCTTCGTCAATCTGCCGGTCAGCGATCTCGACAGGTCGATGGGCTTTTTCAAAACCCTGGGCTACTCGTTCAATCCCCAGTTCACGAACGAGGAGGCCGCCTGCATGGTGATCAGCGAGCATATCTACGCCATGCTGATCACCAAGCCGCGCTTCAAGGACTTCACCAAGAAGGAAATCGCCGACGCGACGAAAACGACAGAGGTCCTCATCGCCCTTTCCGCCGAAAGCCGGGATGCGGTGAACCGGCTCGTCGACACGGCGCTGGCCTCCGGGGCAACCGAAGCGCTCCCGCCGCAGGACCATGGCTTCATGTTCGTGCGAAGCTTCAATGACCCGGACGGCCACATCTGGGAGATCTTGTGGATGGATCCCGCGGCGGTGGCGCGCGAGTGA
- a CDS encoding trans-3-hydroxy-L-proline dehydratase yields the protein MRASKLIHIVNCHAEGEVGDVIVGGVAPPPGETLWEQSRFIARDQSLRNFVLNEPRGGVFRHFNLLVPPKNPAAQMGWIIMEPEDTPPMSGSNAICVATVLLETGILPMTEPQTRLVLEAPGGLIDVLADCRNGKAERITVRNLPSFVDRLDAPLEVEGFGTLRVDIAYGGDSFVIVDAAALGFVIAPDEARELAETGIRITRAANEQLGFRHPQGTGWDHISFCQIAAPLAEEDGIKAGLNTVVVQPGKLDRSPTGTGCSARMAVLHARGLLRKGERFIGRSIIGSRFHCRVEDEVLVGQTPAIIPSISGRGFIYGTQQLMLDPADPWPAGYRLSDTWPMIR from the coding sequence ATGCGGGCAAGCAAACTCATCCACATCGTCAACTGCCATGCCGAAGGCGAGGTCGGCGACGTGATCGTCGGCGGGGTGGCGCCGCCGCCCGGTGAGACGCTCTGGGAACAGTCCCGCTTCATCGCGCGCGATCAGTCATTGCGCAATTTCGTGCTGAACGAGCCGCGCGGCGGCGTCTTCCGCCACTTCAACCTGCTGGTGCCGCCGAAGAACCCTGCGGCCCAGATGGGCTGGATCATCATGGAGCCGGAGGATACGCCACCCATGTCGGGCTCCAACGCGATCTGCGTCGCGACCGTTCTGCTCGAGACCGGCATTCTCCCCATGACCGAGCCGCAGACACGGCTGGTGCTGGAAGCGCCCGGTGGCCTGATCGACGTGCTCGCGGATTGCCGGAACGGCAAGGCCGAGCGGATCACCGTGCGCAACCTGCCCTCCTTCGTCGACCGCCTGGATGCGCCGCTGGAGGTGGAGGGCTTCGGCACCCTGCGGGTGGACATCGCCTATGGCGGTGACAGCTTCGTGATCGTGGATGCGGCAGCCCTCGGGTTTGTCATCGCACCGGACGAGGCGCGCGAACTGGCCGAGACGGGCATACGCATCACCAGGGCGGCCAACGAGCAGCTCGGCTTCCGGCATCCGCAGGGCACCGGGTGGGACCATATCTCCTTCTGCCAGATCGCCGCGCCATTGGCCGAGGAAGACGGCATCAAGGCAGGCCTCAACACGGTGGTCGTCCAGCCCGGCAAGCTCGATCGCTCGCCCACCGGCACCGGCTGCTCCGCGCGCATGGCGGTGCTGCATGCGCGCGGCCTCCTGCGCAAGGGCGAGCGCTTCATCGGCCGCTCCATCATCGGCTCGCGCTTCCACTGCCGGGTCGAGGATGAAGTCCTCGTCGGCCAGACGCCTGCGATCATCCCGAGCATCAGCGGCCGCGGCTTCATCTACGGCACCCAGCAGCTCATGCTCGACCCTGCCGACCCCTGGCCGGCCGGCTACCGCCTGTCCGACACCTGGCCGATGATCCGCTGA